A stretch of the Papaver somniferum cultivar HN1 chromosome 6, ASM357369v1, whole genome shotgun sequence genome encodes the following:
- the LOC113285836 gene encoding E3 ubiquitin-protein ligase WAVH1-like: MITREIHNDDEPLLKLNSEDEETADIVLGYGHADCKILSAWMMPLEETPLNVLVEIEGMSAYKDRRLNVDLVIILDISGSMSGYKLAKMKLAMQFLLHKLSRYDRLSVVTFNRKANKLCPLRHITENSRKEIANQVNALVAGSITNIESGLKMALNILNDRRVTENRDVAIVLMSNGREDDESRSDHLLVAEVPVYTFGFGSDCEPKVLNAIAKKSKGGIFTAFADEDINLSLIFSRFLAMLLNVSVCAYLTIKHVYIGRYVESMQANTSKHDVPWITK, translated from the exons ATGATCACGAGAGAGATACACAACGATGATGAGCCACTTCTGAAGTTAAATTCTGAAG ATGAGGAAACTGCAGATATTGTACTAGGATATGGGCATGCGGATTGTAAAATTCTCAGCGCGTGGATGATGCCATTGGAGGAAACCCCATTGAACGTGTTAGTGGAGATCGAGGGGATGAGCGCCTACAAAGATCGCAGATTAAACGTCGACTTGGTGATTATCTTAGATATCAGCGGTAGCATGAGTGGATACAAGTTAGCAAAGATGAAACTTGCCATGCAATTCTTGCTCCATAAACTTAGTCGATATGATCGTTTATCCGTAGTCACTTTCAACAGGAAGGCCAACAAGTTGTGTCCATTGCGCCACATAACTGAAAATTCTCGAAAAGAGATTGCAAATCAGGTCAATGCTTTAGTAGCTGGGTCTATCACAAATATCGAATCCGGCCTTAAAATGGCCTTAAATATACTCAATGACCGGAGGGTTACCGAGAACCGTGATGTTGCCATCGTGCTTATGTCCAATGGcagagaagatgatgaaagtCGGTCCGACCATCTCTTGGTGGCCGAGGTACCCGTATACACGTTTGGTTTTGGTAGTGACTGCGAACCAAAG GTGCTCAATGCTATCGCCAAAAAAAGCAAAGGAGGAATATTTACAGCTTTTGCAGATGAGGATATTAATTTGAGTCTGATATTCTCTCGGTTTTTGGCTATGCTTCTTAACGTGTCTGTGTGTGCATATCtcaccatcaaacacgtgtatataggaagatacgtggaaagcatgcaagccaacacatcaaaacatgatgtacCGTGGATCACCAAATAA